In Ammospiza nelsoni isolate bAmmNel1 chromosome 20, bAmmNel1.pri, whole genome shotgun sequence, one DNA window encodes the following:
- the LOC132082386 gene encoding alpha-1-acid glycoprotein-like encodes MLATLILLLGLPLATEPQSCAPLVPVTFNSSTVPQLLGQWFYIAGASRYPPHLAELRAVTFEAFSFSPGSHEDELNITEIIRMNETCVVRNFSKIQVFQENSTLVHVDDNGVASTARLIQSDKDLLILNHINIDSPNLSLSARTPNVSKEHLEEFKAHLRCLGFTEQEVFHASTEHACPLPRGEDNADPQLG; translated from the exons atGTTGGCCaccctcatcctcctcctggggctgcccctggccaCCGAGCCCCAGAGCTGCGCCCCGCTCGTCCCCGTCACCTTCAACAGCAGCACCGTCCCTCAG ctcctgggacagtggTTCTACATCGCTGGTGCCTCCAGGTACCCCCCTcacctggcagagctgagagcagtGACATTCGAGGcgttttccttctctcctggcAGCCACGAGGACGAGCTCAACATCACTGAGATCATCAGGAT GAATGAGACCTGTGTGGTGAGGAACTTCAGCAAGATCCAGGTCTTCCAGGAGAACTCCACCCTGGTGCATG TTGATGATAACGGGGTGGCTTCCACGGCCAGACTGATCCAAAGTGACAAAGACCTGCTGATCCTGAACCACATCAACATTGACTCCCCAAATCTGAGTCTCTCAG CACGGACACCCAACGTGAGCAAGGAGCACCTGGAGGAGTTCAAAGCCCACCTGAGGTGCCTGGGCTTCACTGAGCAGGAGGTGTTCCACGCTTCCACAGAG cacgcctgtcccctgcccaggggtGAAGACAATGCAGATCCTCAGCTGGGGTAA